In Candidatus Babeliales bacterium, the DNA window AAGATCCTTCACCTTTTTTTATATCAAGTGAACCACAGTCTATTCAAAATCTATTCGGTTATTGGGGGGCAAGTGTAGCCGCTTTTCTTTTTTTTCTTTTTGGTACCGCTGCATTTTTATTAATACCATTGCTTTTATTTATTACCTATATCTGTTTTTTTGGAGACATGAAAATCGAATGGGATCGGTTATGTGCGCTTGTTGCTTTGATTTTTGTTAGTGCCGCTATTGGTGCACGCTTGCGTGCAATGTTAATACCGCACGCATTCGCACCAGGTGGGGTAATTGGAGATTTATTTGTAAAAAGTTTGTCATATATATTTGATGATCCAATGATTCCAATTTTTCTTTATAGTGGATTGTTGATTTGTTGTGTATTATTGACACGATTTACCTTAATCTCTGCCATTTCTTGGTTAAATAGCAAAAGTCATTATCTAAAAATCAGTGCTTATTATAGTTATGTTGTTTTAAAAACAATTGCTTTTCAATGTATGTATGCCATTAAAACTATTAAAAAACTATTTATAGATTCAGATAAATTAACCGAATCATGGGAAGAATCTGATTTTGATATAATTATAAAAGAAGAATTGCAAAGCATGCAGGAGGAAGATATCTGGAGCACTTTTGAGCCTGTTATGCGAGGTCAATCTGATGAAATTGATCAAGAAATAACCGTTAAGCAAGAAGAAATGACTCAAGAACTTGGTGAAAATATTCAAGAAGAAAAGATAGAAAAAAAACAACAGAAAAATAAATATACATTACCACCGTTAACATTATGTAAATTACAGCGCAAAACATTAACTGATTCGGAGCAAAAAAAAGAATTAGAACAATTGGCACAAGTGCTTGAGGAAAAATTAGCACGCTTTGGTATTGCAGGGCAAGTTACTTCCATCAAAATTGGACCAGTTGTTACACTTTTTGAATATCAGCCACATATCGATTCAAAAATAAGTAAAATTATAGCGCTCGAAGATGATTTAGCACTTGCCTTACAAGCGACCAGCATTCGTATTATTGCCCCAATTCCTGGAACATCGGTCGTAGGCTTTGAGGTTGCCAACAAGTCACGAAATTTAGTGCATTTATCCACTATTTTACATTCAGCTGAATTTTCATCATTTAATGGCAAATTACCATTGGTGCTCGGTGTTGATACGGTTGGTAAAACGGTGATAACTGATTTAACTACTTTACCCCACGTGCTTATTGCTGGTTCTACTGGATCGGGCAAATCGGTGGCTATGAATGTTATTTTAACCAGTTTATTATATCGCTGTATGCCTGAATACTTAAAACTTATTTTAATTGATCCGAAACGGCTTGAATTTGCGCCGTATGCTGATATTCCTCATTTACTATTCCCTATTGTAACTAATCCAAAAGAGGCGGGGCCAGTATTACAATGGGTGGTGCGTACTATGGAAGAACGATACGAAATAATGGCAACCTGTGGCGTACGTAATATCGCAGATTATAATAAAATTGCAGAAAAAAAAGATGATTTTGAATCATTTCCTTTTATTGTAGTCATGATTGATGAACTTGCCGATCTTATGATGGTTGCAGGAAAAGAAATTGAAGAGCGGATTGCGCGTATTGCACAAATGGCTCGTGCTGCCGGCATTCATTTAATAGTTGCTACACAACGACCGTCAGTGGATGTATTAACTGGTATTATTAAAGCAAATTTTCCAAGCCGTATTTCATTCAAAGTGGCAACTAAAATTGATTCTCGTACCATTTTGGATGCAATTGGCGCCGATAAATTACTTGGCAAAGGTGATATGTTATATCTTGATATGTCTTCTCATTTGTGCCGCATTCATGGACCTTATATTTCTGATGATGAAGTTGAACAAATTGCTTCATTTACTCGTGCTCAAAAAAAAGCTGAATATTTAGACTTATCTGAAGTAGTAAAAACTGAAAACCATGAATTATTAGATGCCGATCAAGAACTTTACGAGCAAGTGTTATGCTTTGTACAATCGATTGATGAAATATCGATTTCATTATTACAGCGTCGTTTTAGAATCGGTTATAACCGTTCAGCCCGTATGATCGATTTACTTGAAATGCAAGGAATTATTATGCCTAGCCAAGGTGGCAAAACACGTAAAGTAATTCGATAAATAAATTTCAATCGAACCTTAATTTTGCTTAATTTTCTAAATCAATGCATGCATCTACATTGAATATTTTGGCCTCATGCCGGCCAAGGCATAAGGGTATTGCTTTGCCCAATACCCTTAACACAAGGGCACCAATGTTCCGTTGGATTGTACTTCCGCTCATAACGAGAACTCTCATCTTCAGGTTTTCAAACCTTCATCTTCGGACTCGCTACCGGATTATTAAATTAAAAAAATTTATAAAAGTCGTTAGCTGACACAAATTGTTTGATTTTTTATCTAAAAATTTGATATAGAATAAGACCGCTTGAAAGTGCATAACCCATAAAATTGTATAATGGACTTTCATGCTGGAAAAGGTTTATCGATGCCAACCGTAAAGATACAATTGCAAACAAATTACGCATGTGGTAAGGGATATAATTTAAGAGTGGTATTTTATCTATTTTTTCATTAATTTTTTGTGGAATAGCACTTAGTCTTGGCTCATTTTTGATATTTTTATCAATTTCTAGAGCAAGTGTTTTTTCCATATTTTGAAAATATTTGGATGGAAGAATGTTTTTATCAGCATTTGAATGAGCACTATTATCGCTTTCGATAAGAAAAGTACAAGTAATAGGAAATTGATCCATATTTAAATTTTCTTGTAATTTTTGAAATTCGGATTTTAATATTCTTTTTGCAACATCCTGTTTATTGCTCAAATTGTTCCAAAGATTGGAATATTTTGGTTGAGGAATTAAGGCTAATTTCTTTTGATTAACTACTTCAATGTTATCATTAAAAAACAAAGAATATTCAATTGTAGGTGGTTCTTGTTCAAACTTTACTATTGAATGTAAATGAGGCTCCAGCTTTATAGGCATTGATTTAATGCATGGAGATATTAAAAGTGCTATTATTGCAAAACTTTTTTTAATCATCTTTTTTTCATATTTTTATTGTTAAAACTAAAAGGAGCTCGACTAACGAGCTCCTTTTTTTATTTATTTTCTACCAAAAAAACTTGGCCATGTAAATTTACATGCAGGAAGTTTATTATATAAATAATTTAGCTCATTTTGTAATTTGCCAAAATAAAATTGACCATTTAATAAAAAATTATTCAATTGACGTTGTGCCTGATTGGTAAAGTTTTTTACTAGTTCAGGATTGGTTTTATTTAAGTATAAGTAAGTACCTCCTACAACTAATCCAGCAAAAATTCCAGCACCAAACCAAGTATGTCTTTTGCTATTTGGTTTTGCTTTAGGTTCAGGAGTAACTTTACTTATTATTTTGTGTAAGCATTGAGAAAGAGCGATTTTTTCAGTTGTTTCTGAAAGATCATTTATTTTCAAAGTAAATGTAAAAAAATCATTAGGCGTTGCAATTTCCTTTTCAGTACAACTGAGCCACTGCTCATTGAGAGCTTTTGTTAACAATGATGCATCGTTATAATTAGCAACAGGAATAAGCAGTTCTTTTTCTGGAACTGTTATTTTTCCGCTATTTAAATCAAAAGTGCCATCAGCTTCGTTTTTTGTTATATCGATTATAATAGTATTTGATTCAACTTTTTGTAAAGCGGTTTCCATGCCATAAGCCTGACCACTCACTAAACAAAATATAGTAAAGACTGAAAGTAATAATTTATTCATAAGAATTCCTCCATGTGATATTTAATCATTATACTTAGTTTTTCAAAAAAACAGTTTTTTGTCAAATGGGATAAATGTTTCAAATTGAATGATTAGTAGGCTATTTTTTGCTATTAGCTTTATTATTTAGAAGATTCATATAATAATTGTTGTTGTTCTTTCTGATCATATATATAGCACATGAACAGGCATCTAGGCCTAAAATGTTTTTGGTATTTATATCAATATTCGGCTGATCAAGTAAAAAATGAAAAATAGTTTTTTGATCATTTTCAATTGCTTGCATGAGCAATGTATAACCTGAATTTTCTTCAGTTGCATTGATATCTATATTGAGATTTAAATTAAGAAAATTTTTAATTCCCGCTAATAAAATATTTTCATTCATTGAGAACGTTTGATTGATGCAATTATTATTTTCAAAAACTGAGGGTTTAGTAAGTGTTGCAGATAAAAGCGTTATAATATTATCTTGGGTTATTTTTTGTTGTGCGATTTGATTATTAAGCCATCCTTTGATGCCAGATAATTTTGAAAGCGCGAATGCATACAATAAAATAGAATCCTTTTCTTGCAATGCTTGAAGTGGTTCTTCAGTTGGTTTTATGCCAGCTTTTAATTGGTTAAAAATTATATTAATAGAGGTTGTATTTTGCATTATTGCATTAAATTTTTTATTAAGCTGTGTAATATTACTTAAGTCATTGCCTATTTCATTTAAATTACTTGATGAAGCTAAGTAAGAAAGAATTTCTTGATGCAATTCTATTGGAAGATTTTCAAAATAGTTTTTGTCGTCAGCAATATCCATGCCAAAAGTAAATGACATGTGGTTATAGAGTAAAATGGTATTTATAATAATGAAATAATTTATCATTTTCATGTAATTCCTTATTTTTTTATTAAATAATACCAAGCACTCAATCCAATAGCGGCAAACAATGAGGTGCCAAAAAAAACCCATTTAATAAACGCTTTTGCCAGCTATAGCCTATTTTTTCATCAATGAATGAATTTACTTCATTATTAATCCACTGAATCGCATTTTTTTTTCTTGAGTTTTCTGTTGTGCTTAATAAGCTTGCATTTATATATTGCTGCGTTGGTATTATTTCATACAACTTAATTACGATGTTATAGTTTTTATCTTTATCTAAATTCAATTCATTTATATTATTCGCAATTCTTTTTTTGCATAAGTTATTATAAGTACATAAGTTAAACCAAGAGGGCTTTGGGATTTGAAGAGGCTTTATCTCAGTGTTACCTTGCTGTAGGCTGTAGCCCAGTGTGTTATTTGATTTATCTAAAAATAAATCGATTACAATTTTGTTAGCGGTATTTACGGTATTTATTTTTTCAGTTTCCATACCAGAAGCTTGCCTCAATGGTATTAGAATTAGACAAATA includes these proteins:
- a CDS encoding DNA translocase FtsK; amino-acid sequence: MKKIAYVFINNIKQTALFFLLITFSVIFSIILLSFHPQDPSPFFISSEPQSIQNLFGYWGASVAAFLFFLFGTAAFLLIPLLLFITYICFFGDMKIEWDRLCALVALIFVSAAIGARLRAMLIPHAFAPGGVIGDLFVKSLSYIFDDPMIPIFLYSGLLICCVLLTRFTLISAISWLNSKSHYLKISAYYSYVVLKTIAFQCMYAIKTIKKLFIDSDKLTESWEESDFDIIIKEELQSMQEEDIWSTFEPVMRGQSDEIDQEITVKQEEMTQELGENIQEEKIEKKQQKNKYTLPPLTLCKLQRKTLTDSEQKKELEQLAQVLEEKLARFGIAGQVTSIKIGPVVTLFEYQPHIDSKISKIIALEDDLALALQATSIRIIAPIPGTSVVGFEVANKSRNLVHLSTILHSAEFSSFNGKLPLVLGVDTVGKTVITDLTTLPHVLIAGSTGSGKSVAMNVILTSLLYRCMPEYLKLILIDPKRLEFAPYADIPHLLFPIVTNPKEAGPVLQWVVRTMEERYEIMATCGVRNIADYNKIAEKKDDFESFPFIVVMIDELADLMMVAGKEIEERIARIAQMARAAGIHLIVATQRPSVDVLTGIIKANFPSRISFKVATKIDSRTILDAIGADKLLGKGDMLYLDMSSHLCRIHGPYISDDEVEQIASFTRAQKKAEYLDLSEVVKTENHELLDADQELYEQVLCFVQSIDEISISLLQRRFRIGYNRSARMIDLLEMQGIIMPSQGGKTRKVIR